From Quercus lobata isolate SW786 chromosome 11, ValleyOak3.0 Primary Assembly, whole genome shotgun sequence:
GATAGAAAGAAGCTCCTTAGTTGGCCTCTGAATCTATTCATGGGGGTCATTGGAAGCTAAAGAAAGAAATATCACTAAAAATATGAACATTCAGTATAAAAGCAGTTGTCACAAGACTCACAACCCATTTAATCAACATAATTAGgcagaagaaaaaaagttcCAAAGATTATAAAAGGATGGATAGTACACATAACAAACAGCAGGAACTAACCTCCTGTATGACATTCTGATCATGTGTAAAGATTTTGGGGAACAACCAAGGAACAGATGTTCCTACAATTCCTAATAGCAATCCAAGTATGACTCCAATTATGACAAGTGATTTTAGCAACATTCGAGCCTGTATGATTTAAATAACCACTCAGAATACTTTCAACAAGCAAAAATAACTAtactatgagagagagagttggatCAATACtatcaaaagagagagaatcaggGATGGGGACTTCAAATGAATCATTCATCGACACGATGTAAGTTAAAACATGATTGTACAGAAACTGATACAACCAAGTTAGAAGACTGTAGCATCATTAGAAAAAACCATCACTAACCTTTTCCAAGCTTCGTTTGGCTCCATATATTAACTCAGGCATAAATGACTGAGCGGTTTGAGATAAAGGTTCACCCCAAACTGTACACATGACAAATGTTTGAATCATGACCTAGAGTAAAGAGAAAGTTGTCAATGCAAATGACCATCAGGTTTCTACATAAAGGAAGCCAAAGCAGGGAAGATAGTATACTAGTGTGAGCAAAACTAACCTGATGAGCGGCCATGGTGTATGTGCCCATAGATGTAGCAAAATATATAAGGAGGGAGTAGAAAGCCAcctaaaatatcaaaatatctCAGACACAGAGAGATGAATGAGACCAGATACAGCTGCAGAATTGAGTAATACTATATAATGTAACCTTGGACATCATTGTTAAAAACACTGGAGCAGCAAGCCCAAGTACTGTCAGAAGTTCATCAGGTGATGGAACAGACATGGAATATGCATTGTATCCTTTCTTGTTCAGAGCTTCAATCATCATAAATCCTGCAATAACCTAGAATAAATGCTGGTGAGTagcaatgaaaaacaaaagcaaGTGCATATCTTCTTGGCTTTGCTGAGAAGGCATCAATAAGAGCAAAAGATGAAGAATATTTAacccaaacaaaataatatataaattttcatcCAGCACACCTGGGCAGCCATGGCAGCCCATGCTGCACCAGCAATACCATAGCCCATGAAACTGCACAGGACAATAATACCAACAACATTTACAGCACTAGCCACCGCCAAAGCCTTCAAAGGTCCCCAGGAATCTTTCATGCCAAGACTGGAAAACAGAAAGAGAATATCAGACACAAACTGGAAAACAGAAAGAGAATATCAGACACAAACTTAATGAGGAAACAAACATTCCAATTTCATTTAACAGGCCAATATCTGATGTAAGATGAGCAAATCAAATTGTATCATCATTAAACACTTACTTGCCCAACAttgtacaaaaataaatgaaatatattcatCATTCAGAAGAATTTGTGGGGAAAGAGGATGCATATAGCACCAAAGAAGGAATTTCAGATCTAATAAAGTTCGCCTAGTAATTCTATCATGGTAACAAGTATGTGTATCACCCAGTCAAGAACAAGTATAAAAAACCAGACTAAGGCACTATGTCTTCATTCAGTAGATAATGTATGGGAAGAGATACAGTACATCATCACCTTGCACTCTGAGCAACCCATCCAACAAGAAGTGCAGGCCATGCTAAGCCTCGAATCTACCATCACAAAAGATCATATAAACAAATCAAGTGGAATAGAGTGTTAAATTTTGCAGCAATGCAGCCAGAAGATTCTCCAACAGATTTGTTCTCACGAAAAAAATATTCAAGTGCAAAATTCAGTAGCAGATAATATGAACTGCCAAAAGAAGTCAGCAAAGACAAAAGATACCACATGCCAATCCATAGgtgttgatttcttttatttccttcatataataaatatgaataacaaaaaaaatattatattctcTACTTCAGTTTACACCATCTTGACAAGTATACTCGAGGTTTACTGTAGATAATCATTCTCAAGTAAATCTGCCATCTGACTTCCAAAGGAGATGGTATCAGGAAAACATGAGGattttttatgttataaaattttaacttatataGTTCTCCTTTCCCTACTATAACTTGGTTTTATGGTTTAGCAGGTACTAAAGCAAGAAAAATTCACAAAAGGAATAGCTGAaacttctaaaattatttatagaaCACGTGCaggatttaaaaagaaattgaacCTGAACATATTTGTTTGCAGCAGGAATGAGATGTGCATTCTTTGGCCCAGTAAAAGCTGAAAAAGCAAAAATAGGCAAATCATCAGTCATTGGATTTTGTCTGCCATTTATTTGTGATAAATTACCATTTGTTCCATAAACTTAAGCTAATaggaaattatgaatttaaacACGTGTAGGCTCAGACTCTCCCTTAATAAATAGGGCCCAACATGTGGACAGGTAGAGCAAAGATGGGTGTTCGAAATCAAGACCACCTACTTAGatgccataaaaaaatttagattgttTAAAAAACTTAAGCTAATAGGAAATAGTTAATTTAATCACAAAACCATTATTccaacatgtgtatatatatatatatatatatatactcgtTGTTATTTATTAAGTGGTGAACACTGAACAGTATCAATCAACTGAACAGTGAACACCCAGAGACAATGAAGCACTTAACTTATCAATAGTAACATAAGTAAAAACCAAAAGCTGCTCCaaacttaaataataattaaaaaaaggtcaATAAATGCTCCATCTTTATTACCAGTCAATACCCATGAACCAAAGAATTTTGTAAACAAAAGCATCAAGCAGCCACAAGTCAACCCAATGAAGAGCAAGATAGATACGTGATGCTGCACTTCGTTTTTATCCTGCACCAATGGCATCTTGtcaaaaaatgtaatttgggaaattgaaaatcaaagagaaagTGATTGTTACAAATTATCTAACACCACAAAGTCCAtaactaaaagttaaataaaaaaaattaaaaacaacaacGACAACACACCTGTGAGTTCTCCTACCATAAATGCAATAAGGCCTTTCAACTGTTAAAGAAACTAACCTGTCTGGCAAGAGCAGTAGCAACCATATTCGAAGTAGCAATCGAAAGGAACATGAATGTATAACTCATATAATCACATACAACTGTTCCCGGCCCTGCCattccaaattcaaaattaaattacacCATCACTCAACTCGGAAATATCACCTTCAAAAGATAGGCCCAATAAATGCATGTAACAGGACGCACACAAACACACACGCATGCACAAAATTTAACCAACTTAGTTATATCATGAATGCTAGAGCTGAagttcctttttaatttttcaaatgatctttttaaatatatatatatatatatatataggtcaAACTGTACTTTTGGACTCAAGTAAAAATGTAACTATTCGCTCAAACTGTATTTTTGGTCTCTCAAATATAGGGTACATTCCAATGTAACCCTAAACTTCAAGAAGCTTCAAATTATctgtaaaatttttagtttgaaccaatttattcctttttttcatcaatttagACGGAAAAATACAGTGCTCCatattttccaaaacaaaattagaactttttaaaatcataaTCATCCATTTTTAAACAATCATTTATATTATGATATGTCATTAATATCTTtaataacaaaaactaaaatttagctTATTTGCTAAGTTTAACCAACTTTTGGCAAAAAGCTTCATCCATAGGcactttcaaatatttaaaaaaaaaaaaaaaaattacatgatgTAACAAAATCTAAAGCACTCACTTAAAATCGAAATGGCTATGGATTTGAACTCTAGAGAAGGATTACATTTGCATTaatctcacaatattttcacaacaacaagctcaaattgaaattttggaaaTCCTATATAGTAATTATTTGGAAGAGAACAATGGAATTGGAATTTACAATACCTAAAGCAGCGAGCTCAATGGAGCTACCCTGACCGATAACCGCGGTGTCAATGAGACTCATCAACGGTCCACAAATCCAGAGCGCAGTGGCGGGCCCAGTAAACATCACAATCTCCTTCATTTGCTTCCATATATTCTCGCTTCCCAATTCCGAAACCTTttcttgctcttcttcttctcccgAGACCGAAACGATATCAATTTCGGGACCGCTGTTATCATTGCCGATGAGGAGTTCTTTATTATTGCTGCTAATGCAAGAAGCAGTTACTATCCGATTCCGAAAGCGCTTTTTCGGCGTCGAAATGAGTGATAAAttggaagagaaaagagagattgGAAAGTGAGatggtggtggctgtggtggtTTTGATAGtttgttgaagaagaagaaggttggGTTTTGGAAGAGAGGAGTGTTGTGAGatgttagggttttgaattgcattttttaattggaaataGGAATAAGCGGAGAAAACTCAGACACTCAATTATGAAGACAAGACTGAACAATGAACAAGACTAGAggggaagaaagaaagatttaACACTTTAAACAGCACTGGTGAGGAGAGAGTGAGGAGGAGAGTGACTCAGAAAGCGAGTTCGTTGTTTTTTTTAACTCAGTAACTTCAAAAACAAACACGTGGGGCCGGAAAAATGTCATggacatctttttttttttttttccttaaatagacagtttctccttcttctattttttttttttaattattattatttatatttataatgtggGAGAGAGCGACCCAAAACATAAAGCCCGTGAGCTCAGTTGAGCAAAGGTCCATCCATGCACCAATTCAGATCTGACATGtggactaagtccgaggagaaAAAACATAAAGACCACGCTGATTTAGACTATACATATGAAAAGGGGTTCGAAGAGGGGAAATTGACAAACCCATCGTTCGAGGAGCGAATTCACCTCGAGGATGCCTCAGTTGGCCACTTGCACAAAAAAATAGGACACCATGGAAGATTTCAGAAACGTGCAAGTAAAGAAGAGAGGAAATATCTAGGGAATGAAGTCATTATTTCCACATTTAATACACTACACCAACTGAGCTGACATCATTTATGAGGAAAATACATTTGAACAGTAATTTCACAGCTCACAACACTCTCTACTACCTCCAAAAGgggagtccaaatcttctgtctcattttttctactccacaaataaaaattagccACAtgttaacctaattaattaaatattaccATTATgacttattatttttattttaactactaaataaaataagataaaacaaaacccaaacacctccgctgccaccaccaccaaacaTGCCGACACCATCAGTCGTCACCCTCAACTTCTCCGATCACGGAAAAACCATCACCCGATCTACACCATGTTGGACATCTCACTGCCCCTCACCAACCAACATCACTCCACCAAAAACACCAACAAATCTAGAATCATCATCATTCAAAGCAAGACTTTGTTTTTCTCAAATCCAAATCTTTTAGATCTCTTTAACTTTcttgttaaattttcaaataatatggAAATGTTGGTACTAAATGTGTTGGATTGTTCATGGATTCTAGATCTGTTGGGTTTATCTGGTGGTGGAGTGATGGTGGTTGAAGGGCGGTGGTTGGATATAACCCACGTATCAATTTCTTCAGCTAGAAACAAAACTTGAACAAAGGCCATAACTTTATCGTGTAACTAGGAAAAGGGGAAAACTAAGCTCAAGGGGAAAAAGTATTTAAAAAGAAAGCTACTGTACATCTGTAGCTTTATTGAGGAGAAAAAGGGATTTATGGGTGATGCGCAAATTGGAGTCTTCACTTCTTCTTGTTTCtgttttgtgggtttggttttctttgatttggaCAGTTTTTTTATCGCACCTGCACTTTTGTTGTGttcttggatttatttttgGGTGGTAGCGTGACAGTGGATTGGATTTGAAAATAGAGAGACGGTGGTTCAAACTAGGCAACGGTGGTTAGCCATGATCGGTGATGTTGATGGGGCCAGCGCCGGTGGTTGTAGTGGTGGCTTGGTGGGGATGGGCgggggtttttatttattatttattttaagtaattgAAATTAGGAAAGGTTTAATGGTATGAGACAATTAAATACGTTGTCATGTggcatatttttattaatggaGTATAGAGTAGAGTAGGAAAAATGAGACAAAAGATTTGAACTCCCAAAAGGGTCCCGATAGGACAAACATCCCAATTACTACCTGAGACATATAGgtgtgataggccaaaaacgtattgattccttgtgataaattaattgattaattagccaagtttattaattaatcaaattaacatgcaaacgcatggtagtacaaacaaatcaccaattaaactaagtatgcagcggaaaataaatttgacacgggtgatttgtttataaatggggaaaaccaacatgacaaaaactccaccgggtgattttaaggtcaccactcatgaaattccactattatcacaacaagcggttacaagtaaaggaatctcag
This genomic window contains:
- the LOC115968753 gene encoding protein DETOXIFICATION 46, chloroplastic-like, yielding MQFKTLTSHNTPLFQNPTFFFFNKLSKPPQPPPSHFPISLFSSNLSLISTPKKRFRNRIVTASCISSNNKELLIGNDNSGPEIDIVSVSGEEEEQEKVSELGSENIWKQMKEIVMFTGPATALWICGPLMSLIDTAVIGQGSSIELAALGPGTVVCDYMSYTFMFLSIATSNMVATALARQDKNEVQHHVSILLFIGLTCGCLMLLFTKFFGSWVLTAFTGPKNAHLIPAANKYVQIRGLAWPALLVGWVAQSASLGMKDSWGPLKALAVASAVNVVGIIVLCSFMGYGIAGAAWAAMAAQVIAGFMMIEALNKKGYNAYSMSVPSPDELLTVLGLAAPVFLTMMSKVAFYSLLIYFATSMGTYTMAAHQVMIQTFVMCTVWGEPLSQTAQSFMPELIYGAKRSLEKARMLLKSLVIIGVILGLLLGIVGTSVPWLFPKIFTHDQNVIQEMHKVLIPFFMALAVTPPTISLEGTLLAGRDLKFLSLSMSGCFAAGALLLLLVTSRGYGLPGCWFGLVGFQWARFFLSLRRLLSPNGILYSEDLGQCQTEKLRAV